AATATGAAAAACCCTATTTAGGTGGCGTTATTTTATTGGAAGAGGCTGTTATTGCGAGAAAGTGCACTAAATAACATCACAACACGTAACTGACAGTATTAGTTGCAAAATCGCCTTAAACTTGATTTTTTTGATTCAAATCATGCTCGTAGTTGTTGAAAAACAAATGCCAACGCACTTTTTGTTACAATAACCATGCAGGAATGAATTAATCTTACCACCATGAGCGGACAATTAATGAACAATGAAATAGCTGGGGACTTCACCTCAGGGTGTTACGCGATTTCATTACTCAAGAGTGTTATCAGTAATAATATCGGTGAAATTGAAGGAAGTTTAGTTTCCGGTTTAATGTATTATTCAGAAAATGCCAGGTACACGGAGGGTTCATTAGAAATTCTTGATATTTCTCACTTAGAAGAGAACTATTATTCAATGACTTACTGTTATCAATGGCATATCTTTAACCCCTGTTTAGATATCAATACTGAAGAATCCTTAACAGGTGCTGTAACATTTATTGTACATCCAGAAAAAATCACTTTTGATATAATTAACAATGATAGGCCTTCAACCGCCGATGAATTGTAAGATTAAGTAATAAAGTTGCGCGGTGAGCGAAGAAATGATTTATATTCATATCAAGACAAGTTTATTTGCGTTAACGATAAACTTATACAATTATATGATTATCTATCTACTCACATTGTGTTATCAACACCGAATTAAGACTTTACGGAGGGGATGATATGGATGAGTACTCGCCTAAACGGCATGACATTGCCCAGTTGAAGTTTCTATGTGAGAGCCTGTATGATGAAGGCATTGCTACCCTTGGTGACAGCCATCATGGCTGGGTAAATGACCCAACATCTGCCGTAAATCTGCAACTCAATGATTTGATCGAGCATATAGCTTCATTTGTGATGAGTTTTAAAATAAAATACCCGGATGACGGCGACCTTTCAGAGTTAGTGGAAGAATATTTAGACGATACATATACTCTGTTTAGTAGTTACGGAATCAATGATCCTGAATTGAGGCGCTGGCAAAAAACCAAAGAGCGCTTATTCAGACTTTTCTCAGGGGAATACACCTGTACCCTGATGAAAACTTAAGGGATAGCTACCCTATATTAATTTGTATATCGAGAAGAAAAATTACCATGACAAAAACTGACTACCTGATGCGTTTAAGAAAATGTACGACTATTGATACATTAGAACGTGTAATTGAAAAGAATAAGTACGAGCTTTCCGATGATGAGCTGGAATTGTTTTACTCAGCAGCAGACCATCGCCTGGCTGAACTCACAATGAATAAGCTTTACGATAAAATTCCTCCTACGGTTTGGCAACATGTGAAATAGTCCGCTTAACGCTGGTTAAGACACACAACGTTGAGCCGATAAACGTTATCGGCTTCAATGAACCAGGTGATTTGATCGTGTTTTAATTTGAGATAAATGCGTTGATAGGCCCACGGTATTGAAGGTTAACTTGAATCCCGCGATTTTGCATGCGGGTACTTAGGTAAAATCCGGTGAGTTATCAGACTAATGGAAGGGTATTTAAGTGAAATGCTTCGTCGATCTAATTTATTAAAACTCACCCTTATTGCTAATAATTGCACGATATTATTAGTCACTTGCTAGATCTCAAATGTAAATAGAAAGCCAACCCAATAAATAAAATAAGAAAATTCTTATCTTACCCTTCGCTAGTTCATTTGTATGACAATTACAACTAAGTAGTATAAGAAACTTAAGGTAGGGAGCCATCAACAAAAGCCGGCACTTTAGGTAAGCAAATAAAAGAAATAAACAGGAGAAAAAAGATAACGTCAGGAGCAGAAATGGTGGAGGCCCTGCCAGCTACATCCCGGCACACACCTCGCCTGCTACGGCTGCTTCCTTCCGGATCTGACCGAGTTCACAAGTTAGTGTTGCGAGAGAACCAACAGGACCTCCATTGACGTTAACGGCCCCTTGTACTCTGGAGCGGTGGGCATTATCGACCATGGCCCACCAAATAGCAAGACAACACGCGCTAACCGCTGGTTTCTTGCCCACTCGCCCTCAGGTTAGGGCTAAATCTATTTTCTGCTGGCACAAAAAGCATTGATGATGTTATTTATTCATCTCATTCTATTTATTCACCCTATTTTTCTATAGCGTCGCACTATCCGCCCATGCAGATAAAAAAGAGAATGCTGTGACATCATCAAAAATAGACAACCAAAGCCAGCATGAGCCTGAAGTATCAGATTCGCCCACTGAACCGAGTAACCCAACGTTCATCGACAGCTTTCGCCAACGGGTATTCCATGTGGTTGCCGCTATCCCTTATGGGCAGGTGACCACTTATGGCGACATCGCTCGGTTGATTGGTTCCCCCAGAGCCGCACGCCAAGTCGGTGGGGTGCTCAAGCGCTTACCGGAAGGTTCTGCCTTACCCTGGTATAGGGTGATTAATCGCCATGGCGAAATATCATTAATTGGTGATGATTATCTCAGACAAAAAAAGGCACTACTTGCTGAAGGTATTGATATTGATGGTTCGGGCCGGATTGATTTACAACGATATCGCTGGCAATACCGCTAATGAAAACGCCACAGAATAATGGCTATCCTGTGGCGCTATTGCCAAATTAATGGGCAATGACTGATCAACCAACTCATGGTCGGTTAAACATTACTGTATGGTTGCAGAACCCGTTATGGCAGGCGCGCCCTGTATTGTCGCAGGCCCCCCTGGGGTTGTTTCTATAGCAACAGAGGTTGCTGGAACCAGCAGCAGATTAGCCTGAGTCCCCGCACCACGGTTAATCACTTCCGCAATAGTATCGGTGATAAACAGTAACTGACCATTACGCGTGATCGCTGCACTTACAATAATACGTGCGTTTGGCTGAATGTCGGCTGGGTTAAACGGCAAAGCAAAAGTAAACGGTGCCTGTTTACCCTCAGTACGAATCGCCTTCTGGGCAATAACCCGTGATGGGGCATCAGCCAGTGAGGCATCCGACAGCGTAACCGTGACTACCGCATCCGGTGGTAAGGCAATGCGCTCGCGGATATTCACTGTCCCCTGTACAGCAGGCTGTGCAATGGGGGCGGCGGCAGCCGTAACACCTGCTGGCGCGGGAACTGGAACATCAGCACCTTTATGAGCACACCCGGCCAAACTCACCACTAATGCTGCCCCACCCGCGATCTGCCAGAATTTTATTGATTGCCAAGGTTTCATAGGTCGCACTCCTTCTTATTATTAAGATGCGGGCTATCTACCAAAAAGCCCGCGTTTAATAAGTGGCTTCAACCACCTAGCAAGACAATTATAGCACAATATTCTACTCCCCGCCGGTTTTTACCCAATAGAGGCATTTATCAGACTATTCCTTATCTGCTAATCCCTCAATTGAACAGCGCTTTCACAGCAATATATTGACGACCACCCAACTGATTCAGCACACTGTGTATGAACTCAAACATCAGGGGCCACAACATGAGTCAAGCATTAAAAAAACTACTCGATCTGCTCTTCCTTGAGAAAATTGAAGAAGGGATCTTTCGTGGCCAAAGTGAGGATCTGGGCTTGCGCCAGGTATTTGGTGGTCAGGTAGTGGGTCAGGCTATCTATGCAGCAAAACAAACCGTACTGGCGGAGCGGGCAGTACATTCATTCCACAGCTACTTTTTGCGGCCAGGGGACAGCAGCAAGCCCATTATCTACGACGTAGAAACGCTACGCGATGGTAACAGCTTCAGCGCCCGCCGGGTCAGTGCGATTCAGAATGGTAAACCCATCTTCTATATGACGGCGTCGTTCCAGAGCCCAGAGGAGGGATTTGAGCACCAAAATACCATGCCAGACGCCCCCCCACCGGAAGGATTAATGTCCGAAACAGACATTGCTCGCCAATTCGCACATATGATCCCCGAAAAAGTACGGGAAAAGTTTATCGGCCATCAACCAATTGAAATGCGCCCGGTGAAATTCCACAACCCATTACAAGGCTCGGTAGAAGAACCCAATCGCTATGTCTGGTTCCGCGCCAACGGCACAATGCCAGATGACCTGCAGGTTCATCAGTATTTACTGGGTTATGCCTCTGATTTTAATTTCCTGCCAACGGCCTTGCAGCCACATGGGATTGGTTTCCTTGAGCCAGGAGTGCAGATTGCCACGATAGATCATTCTATGTGGTTCCATCGGCCATTCCGCCTGGACGATTGGCTGCTGTATGCAGTAGAAAGTACTTCCGCTTCCGGCGCGCGCGGCTTTGTCCGTGGTCAGATCTACGACCGGGAAGGGATATTAGTGGCTTCTACCGTGCAGGAAGGTGTGATTCGTATGCATCGATAGCCGTTCTCAAAATAGAACAGGGGCGATGTTATATCGCCCCTATTGTTATCATCATTATTATTTTACTGCTATTTCTAGCTTACTGGTTGTATGCATTTTCACCGTGGCTATTAACATCCAGACCTTCACGTTCTTGCTCTTCGGGTACCCGCAGACCAACCAACAGGTCAGCAATTTTAAAGGCAACGAAGGCAACAACCCCAGACCAGACTAAACACACACCTACACTGAACAGCTGAACCCCCACCTGATGGCCCATAGTGACGCCAGCAGCGTAACCTGTACCACCCAGTGACGCAGAGGTAAAGACACCCGTCAGGATACAACCGATAATCCCACACACGCCATGTACACCGAATACGTCACAGGTATCGTCCACCCGCAGCCATTTCTTCAGCAGGACTACCCCCCACAGACCGGCAACACCACCTATTAGACCAATAATCAATGCACCACCAACACCGACTGTACCTGCCGCTGGCGTAATCGCAACCAAACCTGCGATACAACCAGAACACGCACCCAGCAATGAAGGCTTGCCACGTAAAACCCACTCGGCAAATACCCAAGACAAGATAGCACCCGCAGTTGCGACTACTGTGTTCAAGAAGGCTAGTGCAGCTATTTCGTTAGCGGCGCTGGCTGAGCCGGCATTGAAGCCAAACCAACCGATATACAGAATCGCAGTACCGGTAAATACCATAGGTAAGTTATGAGGCTTGAACGCTTCTTTACCAAATCCAGCGCGTTTACCCAGTAAGTAAGCACCCACCAAACCAGCAATCGCGGCGTTGATATGCACAACGGTACCACCGGCGAAGTCTAGCGCGCCATCCATTGCCAGGAAGCCACCACCCCACACCATATGTGCCATTGGCAGGTATGAGAAGGTGAACCACAGGACGGCGAAAATTAATACCGCAGAGAAACGAATACGTTCGGCGAATGATCCCACCACCAGTGCAACCGTGATACAGGCAAATGAAGCCTGAAACACCACATGGATATATTGATAGAAGGTGCCGCTCAGGCTGGTCAAACCAATACCTTTTAGCATCGCCATATCGAAACTACCGAAGAACGCATTACCGGTGCCAAAAGCCAGGCTATAACCGTAGAGTACCCACAGCACACAGATCAGAGCAAAGCTCACCATAACCTGAGTCATCATCGATAATACGTTTTTGGAACGCAGCAGGCCGCCGTAGAACAGGGCAATACCGGGAACAGTCATAAACAGCACCAGAGCGGTGCAAATCATCATAAAGGCATTATCAGCTTTGTCAGCTACAGCCGGCGCTGCGGCCATTGCCAAAGAAGGCAGCATCGCTACCGAACTCAGGCCCAACACGGATAAAAGTTTTTTCATCATCAACCCATCCCTATTCACTAAATTTGAGCCTGCAAATTACAGTGCTGCTTCGTCGGTTTCGCCGGTACGGATGCGAATAACACGTTGCAATTCAGCAACGAAAATTTTGCCATCACCAATTTTGCCGGTATAGGCCGCCTTACTGATCACGTCAATCACTTCATCCAATTGATCATCGGCAATTGCAATGTCAATTTTCACTTTGGGTAAAAAATTGACACTGTATTCAGCTCCCCGATAGAGCTCTGCGTGCCCTTTCTGGCGACCAAATCCTTTCACTTCGGTTACGGTCAGCCCCTGAATACCCACAGAGGACAAGGCTTCACGCACATCCTCCAGCTTAAATGGTTTGATAACCACGGTAACCAGCTTCATATTTGCCCCTTCTCGAATTAAGTCGAATTCATGTCTGCCACAAATGAAGTAAAGCAAAGGCTATGCCATAAGTAATGATAGATATAATTTAATGCGGAAATGGCGACGCTAGGGCAGTTAAGATACATGAGCCAGCCGTGTTGCGGCTGGATTCATGGCGTTGAATGATTTTTGTGCACCAAAATAGTGCGAGGCGCGTCACAGAAGTGCACAGCAGCATCAACGACCTATTGCACTGCCAGATTATGGTGCAGTATGGCAGCGGAATGGGCATTAACAGGGCCATTCATTGGCGATTTGGCTTAGGGAAACACTGAAAATAATGCGGGGCCGTGTAGCCCCACAGTTTATTAATTAACTCACCGCCGTTTCCACCTGATCAATGGCGGCTAAATCTTCGCTAACTAATTGCAACTGATACATTTGATAATAACGCCCATGGGCGGCCAGCAACTCTTGATGCTTACCCTGCTCCACTGCCACACCACGGTGCAACACCAATATGGTATCTGCATCAACAATGGTTGAAAGGCGGTGAGCAATCACCACCAGCGTGGTATTTTTTCGGATTAACTGCAATGCCCGCTGAATGGCTTGCTCAGTACCAGAGTCAATATTGGCAGTCGCTTCATCTAAAATCAGGATTTGCGGTGCCTGTACCAACACTCGCGCCATCGCTAGCAACTGTTTTTGCCCAACTGATAAGGTATTCCCCTGCTCACCAAGCAGGCTGTGCAGTCCATCGGGTAGTGCATGGACTAAGGGGGCCAGTTGCACCGTTTCCAGCGCTTCCCACACTTGCTGTTCAGAGATATCGCGGCCTAAAGTCACATTGGCAAAAAAGGAATCAGCCAAAACGACTGGGTCCTGTTGCACCATGGCCACCCCTTGGCGCAAGGTCTGATGGGATAATGCTGACAGAGGACGACCATCCAACAGAATCTCACCATGTTGCACCGGGTAGTAGCCCATCAGCAGGTTAGCCAGCGTGCTCTTTCCGCTGCCGGTATGGCCGACCAGAGCAACAAACCCATGCGAAGGCACATCAAGGGAGATATTTTGCAGCACCATTTTATCGCTACGATAAGCAAAGCTGACATTATCCACCTGGATACGGCCACTGGTCAGAGGGCGATCATCGGTACCATATCCTTGCTGGGCGCGGTCCATCAGATCAAAAATACGTTCTCCGGCCACCACCGCTTGCTGCATGATTGACTGCTGTGATGTAAGCTCAATCAAGGGTTCATTCAAGCGCCCCAGATAATTAATGAACGCATACAGTACACCCACCCCCACTGAACCCTCTGGACTGAAACCGAACAACAGTAACAAGCCGCACAGCACCAAAGCAGAAAATAGGCTCAGCAGTGGGCGCAACAAAAACCCTTCTAAGCGCAAAGTTTGCATACGCGCCATATAGTGCGCACGGCTGGCAGACTCCATACGCTCGCCAAAACGTGCTTGCTGGCGAAACTGCTGAATGACGCCCATACCGCTGATAACTTCATTAAAACCGTCGTTAATATCAGCCAAATAAGCCCGGACTCGCCGAACCACGGGGGTGCTGTAACGTTGATAAATAGCCATAACCACCAGTACTGCTGGGAAGATGCAAATAGAGATCAGCGCCATACGCCAATCCAGACTGAACATCGCCACCAACATCGCACCAATTAATGCCGCGCTTTTCAACACGGTTGATACCACCATTACATACAAATCTTTAATGACTTCGGTATCATTTGTGACGCGAGAAATCAATTGCCCGACCGGTTGGGTATCAAACGCACTGAGAGGTTGACGCAAAGCGGCATCCATCACTTCAATACGTAGGCGCTGCACCACACCTACGGCAGCTCGGTTAAAAAGCAATGCCTGAAAATAGTGCAATGCGGCTGCCAACAATTGCAACAGCAGGTAAGCCAATGCCAACCCACTGACCAAGCCAAGAGGTAAGGTACCTTTTGCGACCACATGGTCAATAAAATAGCTTATCAAGAGTGGGCCACTGACCTCAGCGGCGGCGGCAATCCATAACATCAATACCGCCAGTCCCAACGGCTTACGATAAGGAGAGCCATAGGAGAGCAAGCGCTTAAGTGTCGGCCAAAGTTGCTGAACTTTACTCATCGGTTTTGGCCTCCGACTCACCATCATCCAATGCGGCTTCAAGTTGTTGATAACGGTACATCTCCCGATACCAACCAGATTGACTGACTAATACGTTATGTGTTCCGCGCTGCATTATGCCGCCATGTTGCATCACTAAAATTTCGCTGGCTTCGGTCAACGCAGAAAGACGGTGCGCACTGATAATCACAGTACGATGCTCACCCCATTCACGCAGATTTTTTAGAATTTCATATTCAGTCTGACCATCCACTGCGGACAATGCATCATCAAGAATCAGGATTTCAGTATCCAGCAACAGTGCGCGGGCGATGGAAATCCGCTGTTTCTGCCCACCAGATAGCATAACGCCGCGCTCCCCCACCTCAGTGTCATACCCTTGAGGAAGACGTAAAATATCTTCATGCACGCTAGCTAAACGAGCAGCCCGTTCAATTTGTGCCTGCGTGGCATCGGGTTTACCCAGTGCAATATTACCCGTAACCGAAGCAGAAAAGAGGAAGGGCGTTTGGCTGACTACGGATAAACGGCCACGCCAGTCATGCAACCTAATATCAGCCAGCGCATGCCCTTGATAACAAATCTCACCATCATCAATATCAAATTGCCGCTGAATTAATGCCAACAAGGTGCTTTTACCAGACCCGGTAGGCCCGCATAGCCCCAGCATCTGCCCTGGCGCTAATTTCAGTGCTACATCATGTAACGCAGGCTGTTCGCTACCCGGATAATAGAAATGGCGAATATTCACCGCGAGCGTGCCGCGCCCATCGGTTAACTCAATATCACCATCTTTAACAACGGGTGCTTCTTCCAGCAAACTGCGAATACGGCTGTAGGCAGCACTGCCACGTTCAACGATATTGAACATCCATGCCAAAGCCAGCATTGGCCAAATCATCAACCCCAGATACATAACAAAACTGGTAAGTTGGCCCAAGGTAATGCTGTGATTAACCACCATCCAACTGCCGCCACCAATCGCCAATAAATTCGCAATCCCGATAGCAATATAGATAGTGGGATCAAACCGGGCGTCGATACGTGCGACATACATATTCTTGGCACCGGCTTCTGCTGCTACTTGAGCAAACTGGCGTGATTGATGATCTTCCAGGCCAAAAGCTTTAATCATGCGAATACTGGTCAGGCTTTCTTGTGCCTGATTATTCAGCGTAGAAAATGCCCCTTGGGCCGATTTGAAACGTTGATGCAGTTGGTCACCGTAATATTTGATCACCACCGCCATGACGGGCATAGGTAACAATGACAACAATGTTAATTGCCAGCTAATTTGGGTGCTCATCACAATCAGTACAGCACAACCCATCACCAGCGAATCCACCAGCGTCAGCACCCCCTCACCGGCGGCAAAGACCACGCGATCGACATCATTCGTCGCACGGGCCATTAAATCGCCGGTACGGTGACGTAAATAGAAACCAGGGGCCTGGCGGCTGAGTTGACGATAAAAGTTTGACCGCAATTCCACAGCCAATTGATAAGAGGCACCAAATAATAAAACACGCCAGACATAACGCAGCAGGTAAACCACAATAGCGGTTACCAGCATCACACCAATCCATAGCAGTAACATATTGGTAGACATCTGTTTTGTGCTGATGCCATCCACAATTACCCCTACCAGCTTAGGCGGCAACAATTGTAGGATAGCGATAATAATCAGCAGCAACACCGCTCCTACGTAGCGGCGCCATTCACGGCGGAAATACCAGCCTAGTTGTACAAACAATCTCACTCAGTTTTATTCCTGGTCTGACACCGAATTACATCGGTATTTCTCGCTACACGCGATAAGGGGGTAGAATTCCCCAGTAAAGTGGTTTTTAATCCAAGTATTCACTCAGGAACAGGTAACATGGTTGTATATTTAATTTTTTCCATCGCAAAGCTCGATGTCACATCAATCAGCCCCGGAACGCCATTAACCATGCGTTTGTAAAAATTGTCGTAACTTTTCATATCGGCAACTTCAACCTGCATCAGATAGTCATATTCTCCCGCCATCCGATAGAACGCCAATACCTCAGGCATTTGCTTAGTAAATTCAACGAATTTCTGATACCAGTCACTATTATGCTGCTGAGTTTTAATCAGTACAAATGCCGTAAGCCCCAAACCTAACTTTTCGCTATCCAGCAATGCCACTCGGCCACGAATAAACCCTTCATCCTCAAGGCGTTTTAAACGTTTCCAGCAAGGTGTGGAGGTAAGATTGACGGCTTCCGCCAGTACTTGCAGTGATTGAGTACAGTCTTCTTGCAACATACAGAGGAGTTTACGGTCAGTTTTATCTAACATATCGATAAACCATAGAATAAATTTCTACCATTTGGCGATAAAGAAGGAAAAATGGCAACGTTTTTTTTCTTTAATAACCGTTAATCTAGTCATCATTAGTTTACTACCTACATCGCAGGCCATGAAATGACCAACACTTGGGTAAAAAATGCTATCAGTGAAATAGAAGCTGACTTCCAACGCTCCGCTGATACTCACCTGATCCGCCTCAACCTGCCGGCTTTCCCCGGCATTTATCTCTATTTAAAAGATGAGAGTACCCATCCAACCGGTAGCCTAAAGCACCGTTTAGCCCGTTCACTGTTTCTTTATGGCTTATGTAATGGCTGGATTACAGAAGGAACAACGATAATCGAGGCATCCTCAGGAAGCACGGCAGTGTCCGAAGCCTACTTTGCCCGCCTGATTGGCCTGCCCTTTATTGCAGTTATGCCAAGTTGCACCGCCCGACGGAAAGTCGAACAGATCACATTCTACGGTGGCCGCTGCCATTTTGTTGAAAGCGCAGGGCAAATTTATGCAGCATCAGAACAACTGGCTCGTGAGCTGAATGGCCACTATATGGATCAGTTCACTTATGCTGAGCGCGCAACCGACTGGCGCGGCAATAACAACATTGCTGATAGCATCTTCCGCCAAATGGCGCGTGAGCCTTTCCCGGTACCTGACTATATCGTCATGAGTGCTGGTACTGGTGGCACATCGGCGACCTTAGGCCGCTATATCCGCTACCAAGGGCATGATACCCAACTGATGGTAGTCGACCCAGAGAACTCGGTATTTTATGACTGCTTCTGTAACCGCGACCGTACCGTTACCGGCAGTTGTGGCAGTCGCATTGAAGGGATAGGCCGCCCACGGGCTGAACCTTCGTTTATTCCAGAAGTGATCGACAGTATGTTGCGCGTACCCGATGCTGCCAGTGTTGCAACGATTCATTGGTTAGAGGGTATTTTGGGGCGCAAAGTTGGGGCATCAACCGGCACTAACGTCTGGGGCGCATTACAATTAGCCAAACAGATGCGTGAGCAAGGTAAAACAGGTGCGATTGTGACGTTGCTCTGCGACAGCGGCGAACGCTATCTTGATACCTATTACAATACCGAATGGGTCAGCAATAATATTGGTGACTTAGCGCCATTTAGTAATGAACTAAATAACCTGTAATTATCTGATAAAATTCGGTTTTCCCATCATGAATGACACAGGAAAACCGAATTTTGGAAGAAAAAAACCGGATGGTTATCCGGTTGGCTAATAGCTATCCTCAAGTCATCAGAGGGTGCAGTTAGGCAGCAAGCGAGTGATCGC
The sequence above is drawn from the Yersinia intermedia genome and encodes:
- the tomB gene encoding Hha toxicity modulator TomB → MDEYSPKRHDIAQLKFLCESLYDEGIATLGDSHHGWVNDPTSAVNLQLNDLIEHIASFVMSFKIKYPDDGDLSELVEEYLDDTYTLFSSYGINDPELRRWQKTKERLFRLFSGEYTCTLMKT
- the ymoA gene encoding expression modulating protein YmoA, yielding MTKTDYLMRLRKCTTIDTLERVIEKNKYELSDDELELFYSAADHRLAELTMNKLYDKIPPTVWQHVK
- a CDS encoding MGMT family protein is translated as MDSFRQRVFHVVAAIPYGQVTTYGDIARLIGSPRAARQVGGVLKRLPEGSALPWYRVINRHGEISLIGDDYLRQKKALLAEGIDIDGSGRIDLQRYRWQYR
- a CDS encoding YbaY family lipoprotein, with protein sequence MKPWQSIKFWQIAGGAALVVSLAGCAHKGADVPVPAPAGVTAAAAPIAQPAVQGTVNIRERIALPPDAVVTVTLSDASLADAPSRVIAQKAIRTEGKQAPFTFALPFNPADIQPNARIIVSAAITRNGQLLFITDTIAEVINRGAGTQANLLLVPATSVAIETTPGGPATIQGAPAITGSATIQ
- the tesB gene encoding acyl-CoA thioesterase II, translating into MSQALKKLLDLLFLEKIEEGIFRGQSEDLGLRQVFGGQVVGQAIYAAKQTVLAERAVHSFHSYFLRPGDSSKPIIYDVETLRDGNSFSARRVSAIQNGKPIFYMTASFQSPEEGFEHQNTMPDAPPPEGLMSETDIARQFAHMIPEKVREKFIGHQPIEMRPVKFHNPLQGSVEEPNRYVWFRANGTMPDDLQVHQYLLGYASDFNFLPTALQPHGIGFLEPGVQIATIDHSMWFHRPFRLDDWLLYAVESTSASGARGFVRGQIYDREGILVASTVQEGVIRMHR
- the amtB gene encoding ammonium transporter AmtB, with translation MKKLLSVLGLSSVAMLPSLAMAAAPAVADKADNAFMMICTALVLFMTVPGIALFYGGLLRSKNVLSMMTQVMVSFALICVLWVLYGYSLAFGTGNAFFGSFDMAMLKGIGLTSLSGTFYQYIHVVFQASFACITVALVVGSFAERIRFSAVLIFAVLWFTFSYLPMAHMVWGGGFLAMDGALDFAGGTVVHINAAIAGLVGAYLLGKRAGFGKEAFKPHNLPMVFTGTAILYIGWFGFNAGSASAANEIAALAFLNTVVATAGAILSWVFAEWVLRGKPSLLGACSGCIAGLVAITPAAGTVGVGGALIIGLIGGVAGLWGVVLLKKWLRVDDTCDVFGVHGVCGIIGCILTGVFTSASLGGTGYAAGVTMGHQVGVQLFSVGVCLVWSGVVAFVAFKIADLLVGLRVPEEQEREGLDVNSHGENAYNQ
- the glnK gene encoding P-II family nitrogen regulator, which translates into the protein MKLVTVVIKPFKLEDVREALSSVGIQGLTVTEVKGFGRQKGHAELYRGAEYSVNFLPKVKIDIAIADDQLDEVIDVISKAAYTGKIGDGKIFVAELQRVIRIRTGETDEAAL
- a CDS encoding SmdB family multidrug efflux ABC transporter permease/ATP-binding protein, with the translated sequence MSKVQQLWPTLKRLLSYGSPYRKPLGLAVLMLWIAAAAEVSGPLLISYFIDHVVAKGTLPLGLVSGLALAYLLLQLLAAALHYFQALLFNRAAVGVVQRLRIEVMDAALRQPLSAFDTQPVGQLISRVTNDTEVIKDLYVMVVSTVLKSAALIGAMLVAMFSLDWRMALISICIFPAVLVVMAIYQRYSTPVVRRVRAYLADINDGFNEVISGMGVIQQFRQQARFGERMESASRAHYMARMQTLRLEGFLLRPLLSLFSALVLCGLLLLFGFSPEGSVGVGVLYAFINYLGRLNEPLIELTSQQSIMQQAVVAGERIFDLMDRAQQGYGTDDRPLTSGRIQVDNVSFAYRSDKMVLQNISLDVPSHGFVALVGHTGSGKSTLANLLMGYYPVQHGEILLDGRPLSALSHQTLRQGVAMVQQDPVVLADSFFANVTLGRDISEQQVWEALETVQLAPLVHALPDGLHSLLGEQGNTLSVGQKQLLAMARVLVQAPQILILDEATANIDSGTEQAIQRALQLIRKNTTLVVIAHRLSTIVDADTILVLHRGVAVEQGKHQELLAAHGRYYQMYQLQLVSEDLAAIDQVETAVS
- a CDS encoding SmdA family multidrug ABC transporter permease/ATP-binding protein → MRLFVQLGWYFRREWRRYVGAVLLLIIIAILQLLPPKLVGVIVDGISTKQMSTNMLLLWIGVMLVTAIVVYLLRYVWRVLLFGASYQLAVELRSNFYRQLSRQAPGFYLRHRTGDLMARATNDVDRVVFAAGEGVLTLVDSLVMGCAVLIVMSTQISWQLTLLSLLPMPVMAVVIKYYGDQLHQRFKSAQGAFSTLNNQAQESLTSIRMIKAFGLEDHQSRQFAQVAAEAGAKNMYVARIDARFDPTIYIAIGIANLLAIGGGSWMVVNHSITLGQLTSFVMYLGLMIWPMLALAWMFNIVERGSAAYSRIRSLLEEAPVVKDGDIELTDGRGTLAVNIRHFYYPGSEQPALHDVALKLAPGQMLGLCGPTGSGKSTLLALIQRQFDIDDGEICYQGHALADIRLHDWRGRLSVVSQTPFLFSASVTGNIALGKPDATQAQIERAARLASVHEDILRLPQGYDTEVGERGVMLSGGQKQRISIARALLLDTEILILDDALSAVDGQTEYEILKNLREWGEHRTVIISAHRLSALTEASEILVMQHGGIMQRGTHNVLVSQSGWYREMYRYQQLEAALDDGESEAKTDE
- a CDS encoding Lrp/AsnC family transcriptional regulator; the encoded protein is MLDKTDRKLLCMLQEDCTQSLQVLAEAVNLTSTPCWKRLKRLEDEGFIRGRVALLDSEKLGLGLTAFVLIKTQQHNSDWYQKFVEFTKQMPEVLAFYRMAGEYDYLMQVEVADMKSYDNFYKRMVNGVPGLIDVTSSFAMEKIKYTTMLPVPE
- a CDS encoding PLP-dependent cysteine synthase family protein; the encoded protein is MTNTWVKNAISEIEADFQRSADTHLIRLNLPAFPGIYLYLKDESTHPTGSLKHRLARSLFLYGLCNGWITEGTTIIEASSGSTAVSEAYFARLIGLPFIAVMPSCTARRKVEQITFYGGRCHFVESAGQIYAASEQLARELNGHYMDQFTYAERATDWRGNNNIADSIFRQMAREPFPVPDYIVMSAGTGGTSATLGRYIRYQGHDTQLMVVDPENSVFYDCFCNRDRTVTGSCGSRIEGIGRPRAEPSFIPEVIDSMLRVPDAASVATIHWLEGILGRKVGASTGTNVWGALQLAKQMREQGKTGAIVTLLCDSGERYLDTYYNTEWVSNNIGDLAPFSNELNNL